One Peromyscus leucopus breed LL Stock chromosome 20, UCI_PerLeu_2.1, whole genome shotgun sequence genomic window, ATACATAGAAtagacaggcacacagacacagatacaaaaATTTAGAGACAAAGACATAAAAACGATatagaaaagacagaaacagacaaagtcatggacacagaaaaagaacaagatcttaaacacagacataaacagaTAGTCATAGgagttgtgtgggtgtggggggtacATGTGGGGGTGTACATGGTGGGGTGTGGTTGGGTGTGGTTGGGTGTGGTATGGTATGATGTTTTGTATGTGCATTGGgtgctgtgtgatgtgtgtgtgtagttgtgtgctgtggtttgatgtgtgtgtgtatgtagtgaatgtgtgtggtgtggtgtagtgtgtgtgttgtgtggcatggtgagtgtgtatgtgtgtgtatgcaatgtgtggtatatgtgtatgtgtggtacgGTGTGGTTTGGtatgttctgtgtgtgtatgtagtatatGTGTAGGTGTGGTATGGtattgtgtatgtggtatgtgtatgcagtgtatgtggtgtgtgtatgccatgtgtgtgtatgtgtggtgtctgtgtgtggtgtggtattgtcgtgtgtgtacacagatgtgGTATGGggcttgcatatgtgtgtatgtggcgggggggggggtgtcctagCACAGGCCTGAGTGCCACAGAGTGGATACTGGAGACGCGTTGTTGGAAGAGAACTACTGAAGGACCTCTAGTAATTAGAGCGGCTTTATTGACTCGCTATCCTCGCTGCATGTCGGGGACTGTTCTAAACAACTTACAGGCATGAACTGGCTCAGTCTTCACAACTGTAGCACTATCATCACAGAATGAGAAGCCTAACACCAAGAGGCTCAGCAGCTTGCCCGCCTACAgccccagagctggagctggagcccgAGTTCAGAGCTGTTCAGCCAACATGAAAGGGCAGAGAGCCCCAGAAAAGCACAcgacacacatgacacacacacatgcacacatactcacaaatatatacacacacagcacagcacatacACAACTCATAcatatcacaccacacacacaacacatacacatacacaaacacacatatatacaatacataccacacacatacacgaaacacactacacacacatacacacataccacatcacACTTTTACAATataacaaacacacacgcaccaatcacacacaaaccacatgcacacacacaacacacacaaacacaccatacacatCACTTGCAccaacatacacatcacacacaccacacatgcacacgtgcacacaccccacacataccacatgcacacatatacacatacacacacccccacacataccacatgcacacatatacacatacacacacaccccacacataccgcatgcacacacatacacataccatatgcacacatatacacatacacatacacacacaccccacagataccgcatgcacacatatacacatacacacacaccccacacataccgcatgcacacacatacacataccatatgcacacatatacacatacacatacacacacaccccacacataccacatgcacacacatacacatacacacacacaccacacataccgcatgcacacacacacacttcctaaatTCCCACTAAGTGTCCTTCCTCCCCAAATGGCAGGTGCGCTTCCTGGAGCAGCAGAACAAGCTGCTGGAGACCAAGTGGCAGTTCTACCAGAACCAGCGCTGCTGCGAGAGCAACCTGGAGCCGCTGTTTGGCGGTTACATAGAGGCGCTGAGGAGGGAGGCTGAGTGTGTGGAGGCGGATGGCGGGAGGCTGGCTGCTGAGCTCAACCACGTgcaggaggccatggagggcttcAAGAAGAAGTGAGTGCTGCGCATGCCCGCAGGATCTCAGAGGGCGCGTGGGTGGGAAGCCTCTGGCTGCAGCTTCTCTAAAATCCAGGACTTCCCGGGCCTGGAAACAGCTCCAGGAACTGAGGGTTGGAATCCACACCGGGGTCCCAGCGCTGCCTTCCTGACCCGGGTGCTGGGCCGAGGGCCCTCCTCGACAGCACAGTGCTCTTGGAATCTGGGCTGTCAGGATGATGGGGTGGAGCCTGCAGTCGGAAACCCACCTCAGAGGCAAAGGGCCTGGAATGCAGCCAAGCAGAGACAGACCTAGCCAAGAGCAATCCACAAACAGATCACACAAACACGCagtcacaccaccaccaccatggacGGTTTAGTCCCTTCCGTGGCCCCTGGGAGAATTTGGCTAGGAGCTGAGGTGGGATCCAGGTGTGGACCCTGAGCTCTGGCCTCCCCACATGTCTAGGTATGAAGAGGAGGTGGCTCTGAGGGCAACAGCAGAGAACGAGTTTGTGGTTTTGAAGAAGGTAAGGGTCCACTCCccggacagggagggaggggagccacCTTTGCGTCCTCCGGGCAGCCACCAGGTTGGCCAGACGACCTTCCCTCGGTCCCTTCCACCACGTgtgcttccctcctctcccccccccaccccaccccacccccgtcagGACGTGGACTGCGCCTACTTACGGAAATCAGACCTGGAGGCCAACGTGGAGGCCTTGGTGGAGGAGTCCAGCTTCCTGAAGCGCCTCTACGAAGAGGTAGAGACATGTATTTGTGTGCTGGCGTGGCTGATGAAATGAGGAcgcagagatggggtgggggttcAGGGTCCTAGGTCTGCGAGTGCTCAATAACAAGGATAAAAATATCACCCCACGCATGCGAAAAGGCCCCACGATACAGGGTGTAGAGTGTTGGGTGTACATATGTACAGTTCATCTGTGTTCACATGTACAAGAATAaccgtgcatgtatgtgtttggctTCTGTGCCTGTGGGCATCTCTGCATGTTGGAGTGTGTTTGCATGCTAGACAACAGGTGGATATGAAGGTATATGGGGATTCCATGTACGGAGGATCACTCTGGACTAGTTACTGTTTAGCATTCAAACCCGGCCCCTTTGCCTGGGACTTCGGGTCAGGCCCATTTTCAGAGGCTGACCTCAGGTGAGGTTTAAGGCTTCCAGCCCAGCTGTTCTGTATTGTGCCCGTGTGTGGATGAAGGTGGTAGAGGCAGGACTTCCTCATCAGAGCTCCACCAGTGAATAAACCCAGCCCCTAGAATGGGACACCAGGCCCCAAACAGGGCAGCAAGTATAATGTTCTTCCTGTTGACTCTGCAGGAGATCCGAGTTCTGCAAGCCCACATCTCAGACACCTCCGTCATCGTCAAGATGGACAACAGCCGGGACCTGAACATGGACTGTGTTGTGGCTGAGATCAAGGCTCAGTATGACGACGTTGCCAGCCGCAGCCGGGCAGAGGCCGAGTCGTGGTACCGCACCAAGGTGAGTGCCTCCTAAACATGGTTGTGGGAACCATGCAATGTGTCTATTAGAAAAGATTTCCTTTCCCTCAGGACTGGTAAGAGAAAAGCTGATTGACCTCTGGTTGGAGTAGCCAGCCAAGGCTGCTATGTGTAAATATTGCCCATGCTGAGCACTGTAGATGCTGCACACTCATTGGCTGAGGGGACAGGCGTCCTATGTTCCTTCATAAGCATCTGTCCCCCCTCCACCCTCAACTTCCAGTGTGAGGAGATGAAGGCCACGGTGATCCGGCACGGGGAGACCCTGCGCCGCACGAAGGAGGAGATCAATGAGCTAAACCGCATCATCCAGAGGCTGACGGCCGAGATTGAGAATGCCAAGTGCCAGGTAGGTCACGAGGCAGACTCAGATGTGCAGTAAGCACAGGCAGGCAACAGGCAGCATCACCAGGCACTGTGCCCACGAGAATGAAATGGCCTGTCTCTAAttaagacagagaggaagcagggaccCCGAAGGAAGGCAGGATTCCCCCGTGTCATACCGCATCCTGCTGCGACGAGCAGGATCACTGACTTCTAAAAGATGCAACCCTTTCCTCAGCCATTGCCCACCAGGAAGGAGGGGCACTGAGAAGCCATCTTCTCTTCGGGTTGCCAGCTCTATGAACTACCTGCCATGGACCCTCACAAGGGCTCTCTCTTCCCTTGCACTAAACACTTGGAGGAGCCCAGCTgtgcccccatcccacccccatcttgTTCTAACAAGATGCCCCCTCTCTACCCCAAAGCGTGCCAAGCTGGAAACTGCTGTGGCCGAGGCAGAGCAGCAGGGAGAGGCCGCCCTCACCGATGCCCGCTGCAAGCTGGCTGAGCTGGAGGCTGCCCTGCAGAAGGCCAAGCAGGACATGGCCTGCCTGCTCAAGGAGTACCAGGAGGTGATGAACTCCAAGCTGGGGCTGGACATCGAGATCGCCACCTACAGGCGCCTGCTGGAGGGCGAGGAGCACAGGTGAGCTGAGAAGGGCCATGTGGGGATTCATCTGAGGGCCAGTCTCCAACAAACAAGCTGGCTAAAGCCTGTTGGCAGTCCTTGCTGCATGGTCATCCTGGTGAACGGTCTTGGGCACAAGTGTGATATACAGCTCTGACCAGCCTACTCCAGGCCAGACTTCAGTAATAATAGTTACCTATTATATATCCTATGCTCTGTGTCAAGCACCCATTTATAAGCCTCCATCCTATCTAAAAACAGAGATGGGTTGGCTCAATGTTCAGCACCTTCCCCACAGATACCAAGTTACTAAGCTGCAGAGCTGAGACCCAACACTCAGTCCTGGACTTCTAAAGCCCATTTGCAGCTTCCCTTGAAGGTGGGCTCATGTACAATAAGGATGATGTACCCTGTAGCTCTGCCTCATCCTTATTGTGAGCACTATTGGCATTCAGCAGGCTCAGGCACCCTGATGACAGGCAGTGTGTGGAAGTCACAGTTCCACTAACTAATGCTCTAAACCAGGAGGACTGGTCTCCATAGATGGGGGacactttaaagaaagaaagtgaatatTCCATGAAGACTTGGGGagcccttcctgcctctcaggAGATAGATCCAACCTAGAATAAAAGCTGACCTTGTCTGTCCCCAAGCAACTGTCTCAAGGAATCCAGCTCCTGCTTGGAACTAATggtgctttcttttctccctagGCTGTGCGAGGGTGTGGGCTCTGTGAATGTCTGTAAGTATCTGCAGGAAATGCCCCCTAGAAAAAATGATTGAGGGATGGGTAAAGCTTCACCATGGGCCTACCCCACCTAACCTCCAATGTTCGCCAACTCTCATAGTCTTTCCTCTTCTCCAGGCTCTTCCCTAACGACTGCTGGGCAGGGGGTGAGGGTGGCAGGTGGGGGAGTGAGGAGTGCAGAGTTGGGGGGTAAGGGAGGCTCAAAAAAAGTTGAGCGCCCCTTGCTGGTGGCCACTAAAACTGCAGTCCAGGGAAATGGGTCCAGGAATCACCATATCTCTCAGATGTGCTGGGAGGTTGAAAGAACAAAACCTGTCTTGTTAACCACTGATCCCTGCATGTGAAGCCCTCAGGGACCCGTGGTAGGTGGGTGACACTTGATCAAGCCCCTTATCCCTCCCTGTTCCTCTTCCCACAGGTGTCAGCAGTTCCCGTGGTGGAGTCACATGTGGGGGCCTCACATATGGCACAACCCCAGGCCGCCAGATTACCTCTGGCCCCTCTGCTACTGGGGGCAGCATCACAGTGATGGCCCCTGACTCCTGCTCTCCTTGCCAGCCACGCTCCTCCAGTTTCAGCTGTGGGAGCAGCCGCTCAGTGCGCTTTGCTTAGAAACAGGaccaccaactgagccacctctctgcccCTGAATGGAGTGATGTGTGAATGGAAAATGTGCGCTTGCTTCCAGAATAGTCCAGATGTTCCTGTAACAGAAAAGAGCTCAGGGTCGCtctcctccaccttcttctttTAGGAAGTTGTTTCTTGGTTCTCCTCTGGCTTCACTTTAGAAGCTTATTCCCAAGCCTTCCCTTAATTCCAACCTGTCTTCAAACACCTATAATTGATTTGTGTCATTCACCAAGTCCTCTGGGACACTACCAGTCACCAAGGATGGCTGGATAATAAAGCTTGGCTTTCATAGGTCAAGGCATAGTCCTAACCACCCAGTGATTCCCCCTAAAACCAAGAACCAGAGGGAACCCTCACCAAGCAGCTCCCACTTCTGGCCCCAGGTACATGGCCTCAGAGGCAGCAAGCACCTGCCTATCATTGGTTGTGTTTGCTCACCTCCCTGACTGACTGCCTTCCTTGGGGCAACCTGCTCCAGCCAGAGTCCTTGGGTTGCCTCCCAGAAAACAAGTCTACTCTCTGGGGAGTTCTGCTATCTACAGCCCCTGGCTGGGAGCTTTGAACAGGTCTTGCTATTCAGGACATCTTTACACATTTCAAGGACTCCATACTTGTTCCAGGCCTTCCTTGCCTGTGCAGAAGGGAACTGCCCGCTGGAGAGCTGATGGGATGGGGACTATGAGGCCACTTTCCGGTTCTGTCTGTGGGTGCCTTGCCTTCTGGGTTGACCCCATCTGTGTTTCAATAAATGCTGCTGTGATGCAAGGGTGCCTGATGTTTTGTGCCAAGGTCGCCGCTCCCTGCTTCTTTGCCTTCACCAGCCAACCAACCCTAGGCCAGCCCCACACTGGTAACCAGCATCTGGAAAACCCAGTATCGAGAATGTCAGGGTAACCGTCTCCACGCACCCATGCGACTCTGCCTCTTCCAGTCCATTCCCACAGCCTGATCCACTTGtcctcctctgtccctgtcaGGCTGGAGCACAGTCCCCCCGAAAGCATCCTCCCCCAAAATAAGTCATcctgctgtcttagttaaggttactgttgctgtgatgaaacaccatgaccaaaccaacttggggaggaaagggtttatttgtcttgtacttccatatcactgttcatcatagaaagaactcaagcagggcaggaacctggaagcagtaGCTGATACAAAGGccaaccttatggaggcattttctgacATAGGGTCCCTCCTGTCTGATGATTCCTGccaagttgacctaaaactagccagcacacctgtCTTTTAGCCCCACCCTTCACATGCTTAGCAGCCAGAGTCCCTTCCCAAATTCACTGCCACACTCCCACCACCGGGCTCAGGTCACTCCCAGCACTGGCATGTGCTTCTTCCCCCACCTACTCCTCCTTCCTGGACAACTTCCCTCCCAGTGCATGTTCCTCAGAACTCCACTCCACAAAGAGACAGGTCTGCCCTCCTGAGGCTCCAGGACTGCCTCACTGCCTTCCAAAGCAGACACACAGCCAGTCCTGTGCCCCTCATCTATCACCTGTACCTGTACTCAGTGATCTTCTCTAGTGGCCACCACCTCTGCATCACAGAATCTAAAACCCTGAAGATACCTGGTTCTGTCTCCATGGCTTCAGACCTTATCAAAAGGTTAATCTAGAAATTTCTTGAGGGCAGAATGTGTCTCCTGCTCTGAGCCTTCACTAGGCCCCAGGATGGAGCTCAGGGCATGCCAGGCCTGATGTG contains:
- the LOC114696650 gene encoding keratin, type II cuticular Hb5, whose amino-acid sequence is MSCRSYRISPGCGVTRNFSSCSAVAPKTGNRCCISAAPFRGVSCYRGLTGFSSRSLCNPSPCGPRMAVGGFRSGSCGRSFGYRSGGVCGPTPPCITTVSVNESLLTPLNLEIDPNAQCVKHEEKEQIKCLNSKFAAFIDKVRFLEQQNKLLETKWQFYQNQRCCESNLEPLFGGYIEALRREAECVEADGGRLAAELNHVQEAMEGFKKKYEEEVALRATAENEFVVLKKDVDCAYLRKSDLEANVEALVEESSFLKRLYEEEIRVLQAHISDTSVIVKMDNSRDLNMDCVVAEIKAQYDDVASRSRAEAESWYRTKCEEMKATVIRHGETLRRTKEEINELNRIIQRLTAEIENAKCQRAKLETAVAEAEQQGEAALTDARCKLAELEAALQKAKQDMACLLKEYQEVMNSKLGLDIEIATYRRLLEGEEHRLCEGVGSVNVCVSSSRGGVTCGGLTYGTTPGRQITSGPSATGGSITVMAPDSCSPCQPRSSSFSCGSSRSVRFA